CGGGGCCTGATCGCCCGGATCGAGGCGGGCGCCTACACCTTCGCCGGTGAGGGCGGCCCGTCCGCCGGGACTGCGGCGCCCGCCCGGCCCGCCCAGGACGCGGCCGGGGCCGGCGGCCGGGACACCTGAGGCGTCCGGCCGCCGGCCCCGGCGGACACCGCGAGCCGGCCCGGCCCTCCTTTGCCCGGATCCCTCAGTGGTGGAAGGACGTCATGGCCGCCCGGTCCGTGCTCATCGGGTGCGGCTGCGCCCGCAGCTCGGGCAGCAGCCGGGTCATGTCGTCCAGCAGCAGCTCGGCGAGGTCCGAGGTGAAACCGTTGCGGCAGACCACCCGGAGCACCGCCAGGTCCTGCCGGTTGGCCGGGAAGGTGTACGCGGGCACCAGCCAGCCGCGCTCCCGCAGCCGCCGTGACACGTCGAACACGTCGTACGCCCCGACACCGGGGCCCGTCGTCAGGGCGAACACCGGGAGCTGGTCGCCCCGGCTCAGCAGCCGGAAGTCGCCCAGCGCCTCGAACCCCCCGGCCAGCCGCGTCGCCACGTCCCGGGACGCCTGCTGGACCGCACGGTAGCCCTCGCGGCCCAGACGCAGGAACGTGTAGTACTGCGCCACCACCTGGGCGCCCGGCCGGGAGAAGTTCAGCGCGAAGGTCGGCATGTCACCGCCGAGGTAGTTGACCCGGAACACCAGCTCCTCCGGAAGTTCGGCGGGCGAACGCCACAGCACCCAGCCGACACCCGGGTAGACCAGGCCGTACTTGTGCCCCGAGGTGTTGATCGAGGCCACGCGGGGCAGCCGGAAGTCCCACACCAGGTCCTCGTCGAGGAACGGGGCCACCATCGCGCCGGACGCCCCGTCCACATGGACCGGGATGTCGAGACCGGTACGTTCCTGGAGTTCGTCCAGCGCCGCGCAGAGCTCGGCGACCGGCTCGTAGGAGCCGTCGAAGGTCGAGCCGAGGATGCCCACCACCCCGATGGTGTTCTCGTCGCAGAGCTCGGCGGCGGCCTGCGGGTCCAGATGGAAGCGCTCGCCCTCCATCGGGACCTGCCGCGCCTCGATCTCCCAGAACGTGCAGAACTTCTCCCAGCACACCTGCACGTTGACGCCCATCACCAGGTTGGGCCGGGCCCGGGCCGGATAGCGGCCGGCGTTCCGGGCCGCCCAGCGCCGTTTGAGCGCCAGGCCGGCCAGCATGCAGCCCTCGCTGGACCCGGTGGTCGAGCAGCCCATCGCGGTACGGGGCTCGGGCGCGTTCCACAGGTCCGCGAGCATCGCCACACACCGTCGTTCCAGTTCGGCGGTGCGCGGGTACTCGTCCTTGTCGATCATGTTCTTGTCCCGGCACTCGCCCATGAGCGTGCCGGCCTCGGGCTCCATCCAGGTGGTGACGAAGGTCGCGAGGTTGAGCCGTGAGTTGCCGTCGAGCATCAGCTCGTCGTGGACGAGGCGGTAGGCGGTCGACGGGGGCATCGGGCCGTCCGGCAGCCGGTACCGCGGCGGGGCGGCG
This DNA window, taken from Streptomyces nitrosporeus, encodes the following:
- a CDS encoding glutamate decarboxylase, yielding MPLHRGSPDRVPSDEHRRLALSPMLGEADPTASMAAAPPRYRLPDGPMPPSTAYRLVHDELMLDGNSRLNLATFVTTWMEPEAGTLMGECRDKNMIDKDEYPRTAELERRCVAMLADLWNAPEPRTAMGCSTTGSSEGCMLAGLALKRRWAARNAGRYPARARPNLVMGVNVQVCWEKFCTFWEIEARQVPMEGERFHLDPQAAAELCDENTIGVVGILGSTFDGSYEPVAELCAALDELQERTGLDIPVHVDGASGAMVAPFLDEDLVWDFRLPRVASINTSGHKYGLVYPGVGWVLWRSPAELPEELVFRVNYLGGDMPTFALNFSRPGAQVVAQYYTFLRLGREGYRAVQQASRDVATRLAGGFEALGDFRLLSRGDQLPVFALTTGPGVGAYDVFDVSRRLRERGWLVPAYTFPANRQDLAVLRVVCRNGFTSDLAELLLDDMTRLLPELRAQPHPMSTDRAAMTSFHH